From a single Nicotiana tomentosiformis chromosome 2, ASM39032v3, whole genome shotgun sequence genomic region:
- the LOC138906787 gene encoding uncharacterized protein codes for MSSIFPTQGKPVGGNETFTLTQLEKTQAHRYVLLICAAVKPFIIEFRDYIRRSSRGWRPSATEVERRVNKEFPDWFPKRIMNPDIANTISTDLEFLAQGPCPDARRFTAYNINGFKFRTLSREQGSQTQNSGVFLTSDTSFIASDADRNARQADLPYYGKLEDIIELNYYGQLKVVLFKCEWADTVILLYCCNKQLNFPKK; via the exons ATGTCGTCTATATTCCCTACACAAGGTAAACCTGTCGGAGGTAATGAAACATTCACCTTGACTCAACTAGAGAAGACTCAAGCTCATCGATATGTGTTACTTATTTGTGCAGCAGTAAAGCCGTTTattat TGAATTTAGGGATTACATAAGAAGGAGTTCAAGAGGCTGGAGACCTTCGGCAACCGAAGTAGAAAGGAGAGTTAATAAAGAGTTTCCTGATTGGTTTCCAAAGCGA ATTATGAATCCGGATATAGCAAACACAATCTCTACTGATTTGGAGTTTCTAGCACAAGGTCCATGTCCAGATGCGAGAAGGTTCACTGCTTATAACATTAATGGATTCAAATTTCGGACATTGTCTAGAGAACAAGGATCACAAACTCAAAATAGTGGAGTTTTTCTTACCTCTGACACCTCTTTTATTGCATCCGACGCTGACAGAAATGCGAGGCAAGCAGACTTGCCATATTATGGGAAGTTGGAAGATATTATTGAGCTTAATTATTATGGTCAGCTTAAGGTTGTGCTCTTCAAATGCGAGTGGGCTGACACTGTTATtcttctgtattgctgtaataaacaattaaactttccgaaaaaataa
- the LOC104098168 gene encoding uncharacterized protein isoform X1: MDSVPLGIPPDQWISYVDYRFKEKTQETCKRNAEIRKKQIVSHIGSSKPNSRRRAEMMAETGQKPGRGQLYLATHRNEDGSYVNEAAKEICEKIELELSQSTVDESEILPNDAVGKVLGKEHSGRVRCLGLGAVPGRDFRQTRHRYSDLNASSYNNGSCSSQWQEKYNQMLNAHNQIQENYREMMNAFKAYMIMKEGRIPEEFAGIFVSPPHSTSSDAAS, translated from the exons ATGGATAGCGTTCCACTGGGAATTCCACCGGATCAATGGATTTCTTATGTTGATTACCGCTTTAAAGAAAAGACACAG GAAACTTGTAAAAGAAATGCTGAAATTCGGAAGAAACAAATTGTTTCACATATCGGTAGCTCCAAACCTAACTCCAGAAGAAGGGCTGAAATG ATGGCTGAGACTGGACAAAAGCCTGGACGAGGACAACTTTATCTCGCTACACATAGGAATGAAGATGGATCATATGTTAATGAGGCGGCAAAAGAGATATGT gaaaaaattgaactagaattgAGCCAAAGCACCGTGGATGAGTCTGAAATTTTGCCAAATGATGCCGTTGGTAAGGTGCTGGGAAAAGAGCATTCTGGAAGGGTAAGGTGCTTGGGATTAGGAGCTGTTCCTGGCAGAGATTTTAGACAAACAAGACATCGTTATAGTGATTTGAATGCTTCAAGTTATAATAATGGTTCATGTTCTTCCCAATGGCAAGAGAAGTACAATCAGATGTTGAATGCTCACAATCAAATCCAAGAGAACTACAGAGAAATGATGAATGCTTTTAAGGCgtatatgataatgaaagaaGGGAGGATACCTGAAGAATTTGCAGGGATCTTTGTTTCTCCTCCTCATTCAACG TCAAGTGATGCGGCTAGCTGA
- the LOC104098168 gene encoding uncharacterized protein isoform X2, with translation MDSVPLGIPPDQWISYVDYRFKEKTQETCKRNAEIRKKQIVSHIGSSKPNSRRRAEMPGRGQLYLATHRNEDGSYVNEAAKEICEKIELELSQSTVDESEILPNDAVGKVLGKEHSGRVRCLGLGAVPGRDFRQTRHRYSDLNASSYNNGSCSSQWQEKYNQMLNAHNQIQENYREMMNAFKAYMIMKEGRIPEEFAGIFVSPPHSTSSDAAS, from the exons ATGGATAGCGTTCCACTGGGAATTCCACCGGATCAATGGATTTCTTATGTTGATTACCGCTTTAAAGAAAAGACACAG GAAACTTGTAAAAGAAATGCTGAAATTCGGAAGAAACAAATTGTTTCACATATCGGTAGCTCCAAACCTAACTCCAGAAGAAGGGCTGAAATG CCTGGACGAGGACAACTTTATCTCGCTACACATAGGAATGAAGATGGATCATATGTTAATGAGGCGGCAAAAGAGATATGT gaaaaaattgaactagaattgAGCCAAAGCACCGTGGATGAGTCTGAAATTTTGCCAAATGATGCCGTTGGTAAGGTGCTGGGAAAAGAGCATTCTGGAAGGGTAAGGTGCTTGGGATTAGGAGCTGTTCCTGGCAGAGATTTTAGACAAACAAGACATCGTTATAGTGATTTGAATGCTTCAAGTTATAATAATGGTTCATGTTCTTCCCAATGGCAAGAGAAGTACAATCAGATGTTGAATGCTCACAATCAAATCCAAGAGAACTACAGAGAAATGATGAATGCTTTTAAGGCgtatatgataatgaaagaaGGGAGGATACCTGAAGAATTTGCAGGGATCTTTGTTTCTCCTCCTCATTCAACG TCAAGTGATGCGGCTAGCTGA
- the LOC104098168 gene encoding uncharacterized protein isoform X3, translated as MDSVPLGIPPDQWISYVDYRFKEKTQMAETGQKPGRGQLYLATHRNEDGSYVNEAAKEICEKIELELSQSTVDESEILPNDAVGKVLGKEHSGRVRCLGLGAVPGRDFRQTRHRYSDLNASSYNNGSCSSQWQEKYNQMLNAHNQIQENYREMMNAFKAYMIMKEGRIPEEFAGIFVSPPHSTSSDAAS; from the exons ATGGATAGCGTTCCACTGGGAATTCCACCGGATCAATGGATTTCTTATGTTGATTACCGCTTTAAAGAAAAGACACAG ATGGCTGAGACTGGACAAAAGCCTGGACGAGGACAACTTTATCTCGCTACACATAGGAATGAAGATGGATCATATGTTAATGAGGCGGCAAAAGAGATATGT gaaaaaattgaactagaattgAGCCAAAGCACCGTGGATGAGTCTGAAATTTTGCCAAATGATGCCGTTGGTAAGGTGCTGGGAAAAGAGCATTCTGGAAGGGTAAGGTGCTTGGGATTAGGAGCTGTTCCTGGCAGAGATTTTAGACAAACAAGACATCGTTATAGTGATTTGAATGCTTCAAGTTATAATAATGGTTCATGTTCTTCCCAATGGCAAGAGAAGTACAATCAGATGTTGAATGCTCACAATCAAATCCAAGAGAACTACAGAGAAATGATGAATGCTTTTAAGGCgtatatgataatgaaagaaGGGAGGATACCTGAAGAATTTGCAGGGATCTTTGTTTCTCCTCCTCATTCAACG TCAAGTGATGCGGCTAGCTGA